Proteins encoded in a region of the Anoxybacillus amylolyticus genome:
- a CDS encoding histidinol-phosphatase: protein MLTDYHNHLERGTLTLDYLKQFTDEAARKGIQHFGISEHAYHFYQTKNILSNPWVEERRYYDMADYVRLFHEAWEAGIDVKMSVEMDYTPGKHEEMAAFIRAYEFDYVIGSIHWVDDFGIDLAEYRKEWERRDLYDTYRKYFDQVVTLAESNLFDIIGHLDLVKIFNYVPEDEEFLLEQYDRATTALANSKTCVEISTAGLRKPVGELYPDKRLLQMCYDKNIPIVLSSDAHVPEHVGADFDKAILLAKEVGYTELMTFQKGERKAVPLG from the coding sequence ATGCTGACAGACTATCATAACCATTTAGAACGAGGGACGTTGACGCTGGATTATTTAAAGCAGTTTACCGATGAAGCGGCGCGAAAAGGGATTCAACATTTCGGCATTTCTGAACATGCCTACCATTTTTATCAAACAAAAAACATTTTGTCCAACCCGTGGGTCGAAGAGCGCCGATATTATGACATGGCAGATTACGTCCGCTTATTCCATGAAGCGTGGGAGGCGGGAATCGATGTGAAAATGTCGGTCGAAATGGACTATACGCCAGGAAAACATGAAGAAATGGCAGCGTTTATTCGCGCCTATGAGTTCGACTACGTCATTGGCTCGATTCACTGGGTCGATGATTTTGGCATTGATTTAGCAGAGTACCGAAAAGAATGGGAGCGGCGGGATTTATATGATACATACCGCAAATATTTCGACCAAGTCGTGACGTTAGCAGAATCCAATTTGTTTGACATTATCGGCCATTTAGATTTAGTGAAAATTTTTAACTACGTTCCAGAGGACGAAGAGTTTTTGCTCGAACAATACGACCGTGCAACAACAGCGCTTGCCAATTCGAAAACGTGCGTCGAAATTAGCACCGCAGGGCTACGCAAGCCAGTCGGCGAGCTATATCCAGACAAGCGGCTATTGCAAATGTGCTATGATAAAAACATTCCGATCGTGCTTTCGTCCGACGCCCATGTCCCAGAACACGTCGGCGCTGATTTTGACAAGGCGATTTTATTAGCGAAAGAAGTTGGCTACACCGAGTTAATGACGTTCCAAAAAGGCGAGCGAAAAGCAGTGCCGTTAGGATAA
- the serA gene encoding phosphoglycerate dehydrogenase translates to MFRILVSDSMSEEGLAPLRKSEQIEIVQKKVTEVEHRLHEFDALLVRSATKVTEELLEKMPNLKIVGRAGVGVDNIDVDAATRHGVVVINAPNGNTISTAEHTFAMMAALVRRIPQAHISVKSREWNRNAFVGNELYGKHLGIIGFGRIGSEVAKRARAFGMKVHVYDPFLTKERAEKLGVTVCTLDEVLALSDIITVHTPLTKETKGLLGEKNLAKTKKGVYLLNCARGGIIDEKALLQFLENGHVAGAALDVFEKEPLGDHPLLSFDNVIVTPHLGASTVEAQLNVAAQVAEEVLQFLEGKPVTSSINLPTLSKEVYAKIQSFYTLAKKMGILASQFMNIPVQEITVTYAGTVADLETTYITRSLLAGFLQPRVASTVNEVNAAMIAKERGITFGEKFSDDTYGYANCISLTVYGENKVFTMKGTHIPTYGDRIVQFDGFSIDFAPEGHLLYIQHHDKPGMIGKVGNVLGAHDVNIATMQVGRQKAGGKAIMMLSLDKPLDEDMLQTFINIGDIETAKKLEV, encoded by the coding sequence TTGTTCCGCATTTTAGTGTCTGATTCGATGAGCGAGGAAGGATTGGCGCCCTTACGAAAATCCGAACAAATTGAAATCGTGCAAAAAAAGGTGACAGAAGTCGAACACCGCCTTCATGAGTTTGATGCGTTGCTTGTTCGCAGCGCGACAAAAGTAACAGAAGAGTTGCTAGAAAAAATGCCGAATTTAAAAATTGTCGGCCGTGCTGGAGTTGGCGTCGATAACATTGACGTCGATGCAGCAACGCGCCATGGGGTTGTTGTCATTAACGCGCCAAACGGCAATACGATTTCGACCGCTGAGCATACGTTTGCGATGATGGCAGCGCTCGTCCGCCGTATTCCCCAAGCGCACATTTCCGTCAAATCAAGGGAATGGAACCGAAACGCCTTCGTCGGCAATGAGCTATATGGCAAACATTTAGGCATTATCGGCTTTGGACGCATCGGTTCAGAGGTGGCAAAACGAGCGCGGGCGTTTGGCATGAAAGTGCACGTGTACGACCCGTTTTTAACGAAAGAACGAGCAGAGAAGCTCGGGGTTACGGTTTGTACACTTGATGAAGTGCTTGCCCTTTCCGATATTATCACGGTACATACACCGCTCACGAAAGAAACGAAAGGGTTGCTTGGCGAAAAAAATCTTGCGAAAACGAAAAAGGGAGTCTATCTATTAAACTGTGCCCGCGGCGGCATTATTGATGAAAAAGCGCTCCTTCAATTTTTAGAAAACGGGCATGTCGCTGGAGCAGCGCTTGACGTGTTCGAAAAAGAACCGCTTGGCGACCATCCGCTCCTTTCGTTTGACAACGTGATTGTAACACCGCACCTTGGAGCATCAACCGTCGAAGCACAGCTGAACGTCGCTGCACAAGTAGCGGAAGAAGTGCTGCAATTTTTAGAAGGAAAACCGGTCACTTCCTCGATTAACTTACCGACGTTATCGAAAGAAGTATACGCGAAAATTCAGTCGTTCTACACTCTTGCGAAAAAAATGGGCATCCTTGCGTCCCAGTTTATGAACATTCCCGTTCAAGAGATTACCGTTACGTATGCAGGAACGGTAGCTGATTTAGAAACGACCTATATTACGCGCAGCTTGCTTGCCGGTTTCTTACAACCGCGCGTCGCTTCGACCGTCAACGAAGTCAACGCAGCAATGATTGCAAAAGAGCGCGGCATTACGTTCGGCGAAAAATTTTCCGACGACACGTACGGCTATGCGAACTGCATTTCGTTAACGGTATATGGCGAAAACAAAGTGTTTACGATGAAAGGAACGCACATTCCAACCTACGGCGACCGTATCGTTCAGTTTGATGGATTTTCCATTGACTTTGCGCCAGAAGGACACCTCTTATATATTCAGCACCATGACAAACCAGGAATGATTGGCAAAGTCGGAAACGTCTTAGGCGCACATGACGTCAACATCGCAACGATGCAAGTTGGCCGCCAAAAAGCTGGCGGAAAAGCGATTATGATGCTTTCATTAGACAAGCCGCTCGATGAAGATATGCTACAAACGTTCATCAACATTGGCGATATTGAAACCGCCAAAAAGTTGGAAGTTTGA